Proteins from one Lepidochelys kempii isolate rLepKem1 chromosome 6, rLepKem1.hap2, whole genome shotgun sequence genomic window:
- the LOC140912368 gene encoding uncharacterized protein: MRAATAGSAGLDLIMQENTDFRLPGEVCAIPTQVTGPLPAGFVGLVLPRSHAGKQGFFVIPGVIDADYTGIIKVQVWTHLPQSLPRGRSIAQLILVPYQVPAAEDRTRGGGGFGSTLSHSPSHSASSPLVALTMSVRPSKPQLTLLLNDVPFTGLVDTGADVTVIRDLEWPDRCGFQPGVCDRHLNNMAWHQGLSNPIPEFQLTLEETALPPESTTTGRKRRRRSVPSQPVTWGAVKALVTAAPRRLAADQQPETPKTLFVAILAQITANSVMIVCLLCLLFPVGVGSEAPPPLQARRRIRHCSLLMLIFPPSTLAWLIGARPTILCLARLYPSTHRTRPGLTMSPVRV, from the exons atttgatcatgcaggagaacactgactttcggctgccaggggaggtctgtgccatacctacacaggtgacgggacctctccctgccggctttgtaggtcttgttctccctcgctcacatgctgggaaacagggcttttttgtcattccaggggtcattgatgctgattacactggcattattaaggttcaggtgtggactcatcttccacagtcgctcccacgtggacggtcaattgcacagttgattttagtcccctatcaggtgccagctgccgaggatcgaactcggggcggaggcggctttggatcaacgttgtctcactcgccgtctcacagcgcgtcttctccacttgttgctctgacaatgtcagtccgcccctcgaaacctcagttaacacttctcttaaatgatgttccttttacagggctggtggacactggagctgacgttacagtgattcgtgatctggagtggccg gaccgttgtgggttccagcccggtgtgtgcgaccggcacttaaacaacatggcatggcaccaggggctgtcgaatcccataccagagtttcagctgaccttggaggagaccgcgttgccccccgagtcaacaacgacgggacggaaacggaggaggcgtagcgtcccaagccagcccgtgacatggggagcagtaaaagcattggtcacCGCGGCCCcacgaagactggcagcagatcaacagccagagactcctaagactttgtttgtggcgattctcgcccaaatcactgctaattctgtgatgattgtgtgccttttgtgcctgctatttcctgtaggggttggctcggaagcgcctcccccgttacaagcccgaaggagaataagacactgttctctgcttatgctaatctttcctcccagtactctagcatggctaattggggcccggccaactatactctgcctcgcacggctatatccctccacacaccgtacccggccggggctcacaatgtcacctgtgcgcgtgtag